The nucleotide sequence gaaaatggGGTTAAAGAAGGTCCCTCCCCGCTAGACTTCCTACCTGAGAGCCTAGTGTCTGCGTGAACCCGTCCATCGGCCGAAAGGAAGCGGTAAGGGTTTGAAGCAAGTGTCGCTACTTTGTTCTGTTTAGGCCTGCTTGTTGCTCAAAGCCTTTCCTGAGAGGCAAATGGTGGTACTTCAAAACaaagggggaaaacaaaaggaaggtTTATACACAGCTGCCCGTGGCTTCTGCTGGTTGGGAAAAGATTCCAGATCATCTTCAGCTTATGTACAGTGTCAGGACCTCATCTGAAAGTCTAGGAGAGTGGCCCGCTCTCCCCTCCCCGCTCCGCAGCGGGGAGCTGGAGCAGGCAAAACCAGACGGAAAAAACCCAGAGATCTCGTCCGTGTCCCGGCTCTTGCGAGGGGTCATCTCGGCTCCTAGAGCAGCAGCTGCGAGTCAGGGGTTTTGGTTTGGCAACCTTGGCACATTCGTTTGTGTCTAAGCAGCCTGTCTGTCCTGGAGAAGCTCTGCGGGagacaggagaggagaggggaggagaagggggttACCAGCGccgcgacccccccccccccccaccggaTCCAACCCAGCGGGCGGGGGCCAGCATTACCTGCATGCAGCGCTCGCACTGGTAGGGTTTCTCCCCGCTGTGCACGCGCTTGTGGCGCTCCAGGTGGTACTTCTGGATGAAGCGCATGTCGCACACGTCGCACTCGAAGGGCTTCTCGCCTGGGGGCACCGAGGGCAGGCGGTGAGGGGCACAAGGGAGCGGGCGAGAGGCTGCCGCCCTCTCCCCTGCCCGACGGGGCGTCTCTCCATTGCTAACCCCAGCACACCTGACTGCAGGATCACAGAAGCTCCTGAATTAGGCCCCTAACGAGCCAGGCTATTTAATTACCAGAGCTCCTGTGCTTGTCAGGATGGAGTCACTGAGACACGAGCAGCCAGAGGCTTGATCAGGGTGTTAAGCTCCCTCCTCTACCCTGAGGAACTggagcagccccagcccagcagccttCACGGCCCAGCCCTTTACCCGTGTGGATGAGGATGTGTCTCTTGAGGTGATAGCTGCTGCGAAAGGCCCCGTAGCAGTGCTCGCAGATGAAGTTCTTGGGGATCCTCAGCTGGAAGGAGCCGTTCTGTTCAATCACCACCACCTGCAGAGCAGATGCAGCCTGTCAGCTGCCAGGTTTTGGCCCTCCACCCTCCTTGCTCAGAAAGCCTCACCTCAAAGCCCTGCAGGAGCCACAAGCCTGCCTGCCCTGCGCAAGCAGAGACGCTCCTCCCCCCAGACCTGCCAGAGCCCAAGAAACCTCCTTCTCCATCATGGCAAACCTGGCTGTCGAGTCGAGATCCTCTCAGCGAGGAGCGGCTCTGTCCTtcggcgccggccgcccgctcACGACGCTGGTGACGGCACAGGTAGGGAAGGTTGGTCCCGAGGGGCGCGGGCTCCTCAGCGGGActcccccagccccgctctgcccccACCGCATTAGGTCCCATTACCTGCCTTTTTAATGGACTTTTTTGGCTGCGAAGCTTCGGCTGTCTCCTCCTCTTTGCGGCTGCGAGACTTCTCACCGTCCGGACGGAGACCCTTTGGCGGAGAAAACCGATTTCAGGCCTCCTCCCGCGGCCCCAGCTCCTCTCCGCAGCACGAAGCGTGGCCATAAAGCCCAGGGCAGCGGGGAGCTCTACCATACCAGCACGTCCGGgctgcttcctctctccccGTTCTCCGCCTGTTTAGAGCTCTGTTTTGGCATCATCTTCTTGCTGGCCACCGTTGGCACGAGGCACACTCCAGAGAGGCCTTCGCAGGCCAGGAGGCTCGCCTGCGGAAAGACAAACAGGCAGGTGAGCCGCAGGCGTCGAGCCGCGCGGTGACCGAGC is from Rhea pennata isolate bPtePen1 chromosome 29, bPtePen1.pri, whole genome shotgun sequence and encodes:
- the LOC134152188 gene encoding zinc finger protein 740-like isoform X1 yields the protein MSAKWRASLLACEGLSGVCLVPTVASKKMMPKQSSKQAENGERGSSPDVLGLRPDGEKSRSRKEEETAEASQPKKSIKKRRERAAGAEGQSRSSLRGSRLDSQVVVIEQNGSFQLRIPKNFICEHCYGAFRSSYHLKRHILIHTGEKPFECDVCDMRFIQKYHLERHKRVHSGEKPYQCERCMQSFSRTDRLLRHKRMCQGCQTKTPDSQLLL
- the LOC134152188 gene encoding zinc finger protein 740-like isoform X2; translated protein: MAQASLLACEGLSGVCLVPTVASKKMMPKQSSKQAENGERGSSPDVLGLRPDGEKSRSRKEEETAEASQPKKSIKKRRERAAGAEGQSRSSLRGSRLDSQVVVIEQNGSFQLRIPKNFICEHCYGAFRSSYHLKRHILIHTGEKPFECDVCDMRFIQKYHLERHKRVHSGEKPYQCERCMQSFSRTDRLLRHKRMCQGCQTKTPDSQLLL
- the LOC134152188 gene encoding zinc finger protein 740-like isoform X3, which gives rise to MSAKWRASLLACEGLSGVCLVPTVASKKMMPKQSSKQAENGERGSSPDVLGLRPDGEKSRSRKEEETAEASQPKKSIKKVVVIEQNGSFQLRIPKNFICEHCYGAFRSSYHLKRHILIHTGEKPFECDVCDMRFIQKYHLERHKRVHSGEKPYQCERCMQSFSRTDRLLRHKRMCQGCQTKTPDSQLLL